TAAGGTTAACATGTCCATAGCTTCGGAATTGAGCGGAACGAAGCCCGATTCACTGAGCGTTTTACAAGGGGTTAAAGATTGTATTCCTACACTGCTTGGTTATGTATGTATTGGATTCGCAGCTGGCATTGTGGGCGCTTCATCAGGGGTTAGCACCATGGAAATTGGTCTGATGTCAGCGCTTGTATACGCAGGCGCCTCCCAGTTTATTATGTGCTCGATGCTGGCGGCAGCCAGTCCTCCGTCTGTCATTATTTTAACGACATTTATTGTGAATGCTCGCCATCTGCTTTTAAGTGCGTCATTGGCTCCTTACTTTTCTAAATACTCACTGTGGAAAAACATAGGCATCGGTATCCTTTTGACGGATGAATCCTTTGGGGTAGCGTCGGATAAATTGGCTAAAGGCGGGCAGGTCAGTGACCGCTGGATGAACGGACTTAATATTACAGCTTATCTCGCTTGGATTGCTTCCTGTGTGGCTGGTGGAGTGCTAGGGAATTGGATTTCCCAGCCGGAAGCTTTTGGTCTAGACTTTGCCTTACCTGCAATGTTTCTGGCCCTACTCATTTCCCAGCTCCAAAGTGTCCAGACCTCCAAACTCAAGCATCGCCTGCTACTTGTGCTATGTATGGCCGTTCTAATGTACCTTTTATCCTGGTGGGTGCCATCACATATCGCCGTCATTGTAGCGACCATGATCACCGCAACGATTGGAGTGTTAACTGACAAGTGAATATTAGTCCCAATGTCCTGTATATCATTATCGGCGGTATGATTGTCACGGCAATTCCGAGAATCATCCCCTTCGTCGTGCTGCAAAAACTGACGTTGCCCAAACCTGTGTTACAGTGGCTGTCCTACATCCCCATTTGCATCTTCACGGCACTGGTCATGGAAAATATGCTCGTACGAACTGAAACCTCGGTCACTCTTAATGGGCAAGTGCTTATAGCGGTCCTTCCTACGCTGGTGACCGCTTTGTGGAGCAAAAATTTGCTGGCTACTGTGGTTGTGGGTATTGTGAGTATGGCTGTAGTTCGGCTTTTGTGGTTGGGATAGAAAATCCCCTCCTAAAATAGGAGGGGATTTGTCCTTTCTTACGATCCGCCTGTCGCCTTTACCAACGGAGGTGACAGCATCTCTTGCTCAAGTTCACTTTCTCCTTGTGAAAGATACGAAGATGCTTGTAGCCTGAACATTTCAGCGTATACTCCGTCCATATCCATTAAGTGTTTATGACTGCCCGCTTCCACAATTCTGCCCTCCTTCATTAAAATAATGGTATCCGCCATACGTGCGGAGGACAATCTGTGTGAAATAAATACTCCTATTCTCTCGTGAACAAGCTGATCAAATTTTTGAAAAACTTCCTTCTCTGCGTGTGGGTCTAAAAAAGAACTCGGCTCATCCAACACATAGATATCGGCATTTCTCATAAAAGCCCTAGCTATTGCTATGCGCTGCCACTGCCCTCCAGATAGCTGTTGTCCATCTTCAAACCATTTTCCAAGCAGAGTGTTCAGTTTTTCTGGCAGACCAGCTATCAAATCTACAATGCCTGCCTTATCAACAGCTGCCCAAATGGCCTCATCATTTTCTCTGGAAGCCACATGACCAAAGCCTATATTATCCCTAACAGACATCTCATAATGTACAAAGTCCTGAAAAACGACGCCTATCTTTCCCCTAAAGCTGTCTTTATCCAATTCGTGTATTGAGTGTCCATTAATTAAGATTTCTCCTTCAAAATCAGAATACAGATGAGTGAGTAACTTTACAATTGTTGATTTACCCGATCCATTTCTCCCTACAATGGCTAGCTTCTCTCCTTGATGAAGAGTAAAGCTAACATTAGAAATGGCATTCTCCTCCGTGTTAGGATATCTAAACGATACATTCCGAAATTCAATACTGTGTATAGCGGACAAAGGCAAGTGTTGAACTGACTTTTGCATTTTCGTTTCCTCCGGCATATCCAGAAAGTCAAAAAGCTGCTTAATATACAAATTATTTTGACACAGACTTAAAATACCTTGTACAATGCTCTGCGACGTTGACTGGGTTAACGTGATACCTTGAATTAAGCTCACCAGGTTCCCCACTAAAATTTGACCAACATAAGTGGCTTGTATGGCCATGAAAATAATAAATGCGCTTGCACCCTGATTCACAATCTGAAATGCAAGAGAAGTATAGGATCTACGAACCGCTAGCACTTTATCCTCACGATAAAACCCTTCGAGTATCATTTTATATCTTTTTCGCAGGTAATCTCCTAGTTGAAATATTTTCACTTCTTTAAAACTATTATCTCTCGTCACCAAAAAAGACAAGTACCAGGATTCGCGTTGTCTTCCTGCTCTTTGAAAGTGAACATTAAATTCTCTTTGCCCAATGCGTAAAAAGGAATAGAATGACAAACATGGAATGAGAAAAATGAATAAAAATGCCCACCATCTCCACGCAATAAGAATAGCACCCGTCGAAAATAAGGTTACCACACTGCTCATAATGGCGAGGATCTGAGTAAATATTTCAAATGGTCTGTAATCTGCTTCTCCCTGAGCACGTTGAAGCATATTTTGCACATCTGCATCCTCAAACGACTGCAAAGACATCTTTTGTGCTTTTTCAATAATTCTGATATTTACCTGGTTTGATAGCCGGCTTTGAAACATTTTACGAAAAAAGCTTTCCCCAATATTGATCAGATCGTACAGCAAATTGACACCTATTAGAACACCAAAAGCTATAAAAACAGGCTGAAAGCTTCCTCCTGACGCTCCTGCCACAACACTATTAATTAATTCCCTCGTTGCTAAAAGGATCACAGCAGGAACGGCACCCTTCAACAAATTTGTAATAAGTATAGCGATCAAAAAAGTAGGGTGTGTGTCCCAAAGCAGCCTGAATATACGAGGCCAAAATAAAAAGGTACGAAATATATTTTGGTAGGACAAGGAAACCAGGTCATTGGTTTGTCCTTTAGACTGTGACATGGCGCACTCCTTTCCGATGCAACAGGTTGGCCGCTGTATGCTTTGCCAAAGCCATACATTTCATTTCCCGTTCGCGATTTACACCCAGCAGACGATTCAGGTGCATATGAATGATACTGCCTAAAATATCATTAGCATGATTCGTAAGCTCATGATTGTTTTCAGCTAGGGTAATCGCTTGAGCATACTGTTGAATCATGGCCTGTCTTTTTTCTACAAGTGCCAACAAAGCGACCTGTGTAGCCGTATCCGCTTGTCTAATCCATTCATATTCCGATTCTACAGCGGTAATCAATGCTTTTTTAACATCCCTGAACGCCTTCATATAAGGCTTGCTGTCAATTCTACCTTCTAGCCAGTCCACTTGCTCCTGAATCGTTAAACCAAAGCTGCTTAAATAGTGAATAATGTTAATCACAGCTGCAATCTCTATGTCCAGATTGAAAGCTTTGGAACGAATTCCTGCCATATAGGCGATAACCCATCGGCTATCCACGTCAAAAACCTGTTCTGCCAGGTCCATAAGTGTCTGCCCTCCATACCTCTCCAACTCAGGAAGGTATGTATCCAGTACCATATGTGTGATAAGTCCCTCTTCACGCAGCTCACCTGCCCACTGATTTAATTGCGCCAAGCCAGCACTCCATAGTTGACCCGGCTCTCCTTGAAACCGCAGACGAATATGATGCTCAGGATCAACGTACCGCAAAAAATAAGATTTTTTACTCCAATCCTCAAATTCCGGGTTATTTCGGAGTTGATCCAAGCTTAAGGAAATAAGATCCGTTTCCCTTTCCTTGACTCCATACAATTTAAGGTACAGCCATTCACCTCCTGGAAGGAACCCTCTATGAATGCCCGAAGGGGTATAAGCCATGAATTTTTGAGAATCCATCTTGTGGGGTAAACTTGGAATACTCGGCTTCCCCTTTATTTTTTTCTTCTTGAGCGGAAACACAAATTCCCCCATATATCTTCCAGCGGTCCCATGTAGCGGGGTATGGAATGGATCGCCCAAACACTCGGTAAGAAGCAGTTCCTGTCCTTCCCTCATCTTGCTCATCTCACGAAGCAATTCTTTGATATGGAAGAGATTGCACAGGTCCAATAACAGTCGGTTATCTCCCATCGTTAAATAAACATAGCGTGGCACATTCCACTGTTCTCTCCAAGTATGAAAAAGCTCCTCCCTTGCTTGAGGCTCAGTTAAATCTGAAATATTCAATGCAGCCTTGCCAAGCCTCCACTGCGCAGCACTAATAACAATTTTTCCATATACAAGTCTTGGCAAAAAAGGAGACTGCTCTAGTGGCCCCCAGTCAAAGTATGACCATGTGCCAAGCTCTTTGTTGGTGATATCGGTCAAGAATCTGAATATATGCGGTGAAAGCTTGTAATTAAGCATATGGGTTTGCAGGGGGATGATTTCTTTACCCAAACGCCTGGACTTGACATAGAAACGGTCGTGAGTTGCACCTATCAATAAATCATCCATGTGTAGTGTCTGCTCCTCATCTTTAGAAGAGGTCGTTCCGGACACGATTTCATATTCCATAAAATTTTTGCTCAGTGATATATTCGATATTTTTCCCTGGTCAGGCATAAAAACCATCTCTGCCAACAAGGCGTCGGGATGAAAGCATCGGTGATGATCATAAATATCAGAGAATTTCTGAACATACTCTTCACTAAACATATCCAGAAAACGTCCAAAAGTTTTACCTGCCCGATTAGAACCGGCGCTGGGCCCAAGTAAAAGCTTATAGTCTCCTAAATCAACTTTTTCAGGTGATTCGGCAAATATACTGTAGTATACCTCCATAGATTCCGGGGAAGTGTCATCATTATCGGATATCGTCAGCTGCTCCAACTGCTCATCTGAAAGAACGATTTCTATGTCATGGTTGGCAATGGCATTCGAAAGCCATTGAAAGAGAACTGCGTTGCGTTTAAATGCTTCCATGCCCATTGATTTTTTCTCATTGGTACGATACGTCTTTGGTATACCAAGTCCCCAATCCTCATCAAACAGTTCATTGATAGGGACCTCCTGATACACTCCGTACTTTTCCAAAAAACGATTTAAATATTCGTCCAGTTCATCCGTTTTTGGGGATGAAAACAACCTGCACATGACTTCAGCTCCTAATGCAACATCATCGAGCACATGTCTCGGCAGCGTTACTTCTTGAGCTAATTTGACATCGACCTGTACAGGCGTTTTTACAGCAATGATATCTAGCATTTTTCCACATAGTTCCCGGTAGGCCTTCTCTCCTTCTCCAATCATGCACTGATTGTATTGTCGTAATAAAATATCAATTTCGTGTAAAATGTCAGTCCAATAATCAGACATGTCCATTTTTTTAATTTTTTCAAATATGTAATGAAAAGGTGAGTGATCCATCAGTGGAGGTCTAAGCTCGCTCAAAATAAACTCTTGCTCTACAAGCTGCTGCAAAAAATGAGCGATGATTTCCGTAGTAGCGTCAGGAAATGCCTTCAATAGTAATTCTTTAAGCTCCATCACCTGAATCGGATGCTCAGCAGCTTCAAACGTCAGGCGAACGACGTCCGTAAGCCGAATGGAACTAAACATTTCGGCCGAATCATCGGTTTCTGCCGCTCCATGCTTAGGCCGAAATGGTAATTTGGCGCGATCGCCCTTGATCATAACCGTTCGGTTTAAAAAAACCTTTAATTGATCAAATATGACTGGGTCAGACTCCATTTTTCGGATAATCTTATATATCCATTCCATGTCAGGTCTAGCTCTCTTCAGATGTTGATGATAGGTACCTATGTCCAAATGGGTAGTATCCTTACAAATCCCTTGCCCCACCCCTGAAAATAATCCAAATGGAGTCGTTCGGGTAGTCATCCGAATAAAATAACGATAAAAACTATTCAGCGTCTTCTCATACTTTTGTAACTCTCCTTTATCTTCCAAAGCATCGTCATCGTTCAAGTAGTGTAGAAACTGCATAAGGGACGGAGAGGCCAATGAAATAGCTTCTCGAATAACAGCTTCACGGGACACAAGCTTTAGTCGACGAGTGATTTCCTCCAAAGAAAGATGGCTATCTACATCTTGATCCGAAAACACCTCAAAATATTGCTCTAACGGTAGTAATGGGGCTCTGATTAGAAAATAATCACATGCGCTGAACCATCGTTCATTCTTATCTCTCGGTTCTCTATGTAGGTTATGAGCATCAGTGTAATGCAGTTGTCTCTTCACAACTGGCCACCTCCAAGTTTTTAGGAAATATATTCAACCTGTAACCGATTCCATGGCATGTTACCAGTATTTTCGGATGACTTGGATCATCTTCTATTTTCTCTCTCAATTTTCGGATATGCACATACACCGTATTAGATGTAGTAAAAGCATCAACTCCCCATACTCTGTCTATAATGTGATCAATCGTGGATGCACACTCTTTCGCTGTAAGGAGATACATCAATAATCGAAATTCCATCATCGTCAGCATATGCTCATGTCCTTGCTTCCAAATAACCTTACCAGCAGGATCAAAAATGACATTGGGTGATAAACTAATTGCCTCCTGATCTCTTTCCAGCCCATATTCAGATGAAGCCATGGAAAGCAGTTGTTTGAGGAGATCCAATTGCCGTTTGTCATCACAATGATAGGATAGGAAGATAAATGGGACTGTAAATTTTTCTTTAATGGTGTGCCAGTGAGATAAATCCTCTAGCGTTACATGATCCTGATTCAAAGCTACACCGATGCACTGCTCATCAATATCCGGTAGAGCCTGGTAAAGCGAATCATAAAACATAATTTGAATGTTTTCTGGAGTGCTTAAAGTCTCAAAAAAATGCTTAATCTTCTTAAAGGATGATATAACCATAAATTTTTGTTTCATCTAATCCTCCCCAAAAACACGGCTTCAGATAAGCAGTTAAGACAGAGCTTTTACGAAATTAGAAACAATTCACTCCATCTCCCTGAATATTTAGGTTGTTCCTTCCCTACTCCATAGTCCAACAAGCTTAATGCAATTCCTGTTGCCCCTTGCAGTATTCCTATATTATGAACATGAGTTGTCCCCTCCAAGTCCTGATAACCAAATGGGAGCTCTTCATCGTATAGATTCATCAACTTTAATGCTATTTGGTCGGCAAAGCCTAATGCAGCTTGATTACCAGTGAAGTAATAGAATCTATGAGCCATATGAAGCAAACCCGCCAATCCATGACAGAAAGTGGGGGATAGCGCGTTTAAAAGCTCATCATCCAAGCAAAATACGGATTTCATAGCTTGTTCAGCTATCTTTGTCCATTCTTCATTGCTACACTCCATTCCTGCTCTGAATAAAGTCCATGCTATCCCACAGGTTCCATGGCACCAGCCTTCAATTTCTCTCATTCCTTCTTTGTTATCTGTCTTGTTCATTGAAGTCCCTTGAGAGCTTACAGGCCAATACAAACCATATTGATCCTCCTGAATTTGAATAAGCAAAAAATCGGCTATATATTCTATAGCCTCATGTAATCCTTTAACTCTAATCTTTTTTTGTAGGGTAGTGACAAGTAGTGCAAGGATTCCGGTGATGCCATGCGCCATTCCTAGATGAATCGAAGTCGAACTTCCCCTTGATACCGAATGTATATATTCAGGTATAAAGTGCGTTATAGTATCTAACAGTTGATGGGTCAGATTACACATCTTCTCGTCGTCTTCAGGAATCTCTAATGTGTATCTGCCCACTCCGAGCAGGCCGTGGATAACGTCCATCTGCTTGCTGAACTCTGTAATTGTATTTATAACGGGTGACTTTACCCATTGAGTACGAATATAATCATTTATTTGATTTAACAGTTGCTGATAATTAGCTCTGTTATTTGAGGCAAGCAATATTCCATATGCTACACCTGTAGAACCATAGTACAGAGATATATCGGGTAGTAATATTAAAGAATTGCGATGTAAATACAACAACTGTGTATGCACATGTTCTGCCCAATTCTGATCAGGTTTCAGATAACCCCACTCGGCCAACAGCACGAATACACCTGGAACTCCATCAGCAAGCCAGCCGGGATTCCAAGGGGCCGTCCCACGCGAAGGTGAAAGGTTGTTTCTATGATGAACTATTTTTTCTGTATATGATAGGTCTATCAGTTTTTGTGTAATATTTTTGCTGATCTCAACTGACCTTTCCTGCAAATCTCCAACCATAATTCCTCCCCCTATTTTATAACCGGGAAAAGACACGGTTATAAAACCGTGCCTTTTGTACCTTGTTTCTCGTTATTAACACGTTTTGCAGAAAGAAAGACTAACTTGGCAATTCAAAGTACCTGTTGCACATGAAGGAGTACAGATAAGACCGCTAGCTGGTTGAACCTCTTTAGGAGCAACCTCATTTTTGGCAACTTGCAAGTCCAGATCAAATTGATTTTTCATTTTGCTACCTCCTTTTATTTTTTACAATTTTATTATAATTTATATAATCTTAACTAGACTTTATAAAACTCTTACATCCATCTTAAATTTAGTGAATGCAATTAAGATAATCCCTCGTTACTTTTTAGAATTTTTAAGGACAACTCGCCAGCTTTGAGCAACAATATAATGAAGGAAAAAA
This window of the Paenibacillus polymyxa genome carries:
- a CDS encoding AzlC family ABC transporter permease, with protein sequence MSIASELSGTKPDSLSVLQGVKDCIPTLLGYVCIGFAAGIVGASSGVSTMEIGLMSALVYAGASQFIMCSMLAAASPPSVIILTTFIVNARHLLLSASLAPYFSKYSLWKNIGIGILLTDESFGVASDKLAKGGQVSDRWMNGLNITAYLAWIASCVAGGVLGNWISQPEAFGLDFALPAMFLALLISQLQSVQTSKLKHRLLLVLCMAVLMYLLSWWVPSHIAVIVATMITATIGVLTDK
- a CDS encoding AzlD domain-containing protein, with translation MNISPNVLYIIIGGMIVTAIPRIIPFVVLQKLTLPKPVLQWLSYIPICIFTALVMENMLVRTETSVTLNGQVLIAVLPTLVTALWSKNLLATVVVGIVSMAVVRLLWLG
- a CDS encoding ABC transporter ATP-binding protein, yielding MKGAVPAVILLATRELINSVVAGASGGSFQPVFIAFGVLIGVNLLYDLINIGESFFRKMFQSRLSNQVNIRIIEKAQKMSLQSFEDADVQNMLQRAQGEADYRPFEIFTQILAIMSSVVTLFSTGAILIAWRWWAFLFIFLIPCLSFYSFLRIGQREFNVHFQRAGRQRESWYLSFLVTRDNSFKEVKIFQLGDYLRKRYKMILEGFYREDKVLAVRRSYTSLAFQIVNQGASAFIIFMAIQATYVGQILVGNLVSLIQGITLTQSTSQSIVQGILSLCQNNLYIKQLFDFLDMPEETKMQKSVQHLPLSAIHSIEFRNVSFRYPNTEENAISNVSFTLHQGEKLAIVGRNGSGKSTIVKLLTHLYSDFEGEILINGHSIHELDKDSFRGKIGVVFQDFVHYEMSVRDNIGFGHVASRENDEAIWAAVDKAGIVDLIAGLPEKLNTLLGKWFEDGQQLSGGQWQRIAIARAFMRNADIYVLDEPSSFLDPHAEKEVFQKFDQLVHERIGVFISHRLSSARMADTIILMKEGRIVEAGSHKHLMDMDGVYAEMFRLQASSYLSQGESELEQEMLSPPLVKATGGS
- a CDS encoding lantibiotic dehydratase, with translation MKRQLHYTDAHNLHREPRDKNERWFSACDYFLIRAPLLPLEQYFEVFSDQDVDSHLSLEEITRRLKLVSREAVIREAISLASPSLMQFLHYLNDDDALEDKGELQKYEKTLNSFYRYFIRMTTRTTPFGLFSGVGQGICKDTTHLDIGTYHQHLKRARPDMEWIYKIIRKMESDPVIFDQLKVFLNRTVMIKGDRAKLPFRPKHGAAETDDSAEMFSSIRLTDVVRLTFEAAEHPIQVMELKELLLKAFPDATTEIIAHFLQQLVEQEFILSELRPPLMDHSPFHYIFEKIKKMDMSDYWTDILHEIDILLRQYNQCMIGEGEKAYRELCGKMLDIIAVKTPVQVDVKLAQEVTLPRHVLDDVALGAEVMCRLFSSPKTDELDEYLNRFLEKYGVYQEVPINELFDEDWGLGIPKTYRTNEKKSMGMEAFKRNAVLFQWLSNAIANHDIEIVLSDEQLEQLTISDNDDTSPESMEVYYSIFAESPEKVDLGDYKLLLGPSAGSNRAGKTFGRFLDMFSEEYVQKFSDIYDHHRCFHPDALLAEMVFMPDQGKISNISLSKNFMEYEIVSGTTSSKDEEQTLHMDDLLIGATHDRFYVKSRRLGKEIIPLQTHMLNYKLSPHIFRFLTDITNKELGTWSYFDWGPLEQSPFLPRLVYGKIVISAAQWRLGKAALNISDLTEPQAREELFHTWREQWNVPRYVYLTMGDNRLLLDLCNLFHIKELLREMSKMREGQELLLTECLGDPFHTPLHGTAGRYMGEFVFPLKKKKIKGKPSIPSLPHKMDSQKFMAYTPSGIHRGFLPGGEWLYLKLYGVKERETDLISLSLDQLRNNPEFEDWSKKSYFLRYVDPEHHIRLRFQGEPGQLWSAGLAQLNQWAGELREEGLITHMVLDTYLPELERYGGQTLMDLAEQVFDVDSRWVIAYMAGIRSKAFNLDIEIAAVINIIHYLSSFGLTIQEQVDWLEGRIDSKPYMKAFRDVKKALITAVESEYEWIRQADTATQVALLALVEKRQAMIQQYAQAITLAENNHELTNHANDILGSIIHMHLNRLLGVNREREMKCMALAKHTAANLLHRKGVRHVTV
- a CDS encoding winged helix-turn-helix domain-containing protein → MKQKFMVISSFKKIKHFFETLSTPENIQIMFYDSLYQALPDIDEQCIGVALNQDHVTLEDLSHWHTIKEKFTVPFIFLSYHCDDKRQLDLLKQLLSMASSEYGLERDQEAISLSPNVIFDPAGKVIWKQGHEHMLTMMEFRLLMYLLTAKECASTIDHIIDRVWGVDAFTTSNTVYVHIRKLREKIEDDPSHPKILVTCHGIGYRLNIFPKNLEVASCEETTALH
- a CDS encoding lanthionine synthetase C family protein, which encodes MVGDLQERSVEISKNITQKLIDLSYTEKIVHHRNNLSPSRGTAPWNPGWLADGVPGVFVLLAEWGYLKPDQNWAEHVHTQLLYLHRNSLILLPDISLYYGSTGVAYGILLASNNRANYQQLLNQINDYIRTQWVKSPVINTITEFSKQMDVIHGLLGVGRYTLEIPEDDEKMCNLTHQLLDTITHFIPEYIHSVSRGSSTSIHLGMAHGITGILALLVTTLQKKIRVKGLHEAIEYIADFLLIQIQEDQYGLYWPVSSQGTSMNKTDNKEGMREIEGWCHGTCGIAWTLFRAGMECSNEEWTKIAEQAMKSVFCLDDELLNALSPTFCHGLAGLLHMAHRFYYFTGNQAALGFADQIALKLMNLYDEELPFGYQDLEGTTHVHNIGILQGATGIALSLLDYGVGKEQPKYSGRWSELFLIS
- a CDS encoding FDLD family class I lanthipeptide — its product is MKNQFDLDLQVAKNEVAPKEVQPASGLICTPSCATGTLNCQVSLSFCKTC